A region from the Salicibibacter cibarius genome encodes:
- the gdhA gene encoding NADP-specific glutamate dehydrogenase codes for MVTQTTQKSNEEIANEYVNSVYDTVCNRNPDEAEFHQVVKEIFDSLVPVLAKHPEYMNQSILERIVEPERLITFRVPWVDDEGNIHVNRGYRVQFNSAIGPYKGGLRFHPSVNPSVIKFLGFEQIFKNSLTGQPIGGGKGGADFDPKGKSDAEIMRFSQSFMHELGQHIGPDVDIPAGDIGVGPREIGYMFGQYKKMRGRFEAGTITGKGMNYGGSLVRKEATGYGTIYFVEKMLEKQGISFKGQTVAVSGSGNVSIYAIEKAKELGAKVVTCSDSDGYIYDEKGIDVETVKRLKEVERRRIEDYTDEHPHAKYFDSPTDVWTVPCTVALPCATQQEIDEETANQLIKNGVIAVGEGANMPTTLEAINIFKKNNVQFAPAKAANAGGVAVSSLEMAQNNMGFSWSFDEVDGRLREIMKNIYDNSSEAAETYGYAGDLVIGANISGFLKVADAMVAQGVV; via the coding sequence ATGGTCACACAAACAACGCAAAAAAGTAACGAAGAAATAGCAAACGAATATGTGAATAGCGTTTATGATACGGTGTGCAACCGTAATCCGGACGAGGCGGAATTTCATCAAGTTGTAAAAGAAATTTTCGACTCATTAGTACCGGTCCTTGCTAAACATCCTGAGTACATGAATCAGAGCATCCTTGAGCGAATTGTTGAACCGGAACGATTGATCACTTTCCGTGTTCCATGGGTAGACGACGAAGGGAATATCCATGTGAACCGAGGCTACCGCGTCCAGTTTAACAGCGCGATCGGACCTTACAAAGGCGGGCTCCGTTTCCACCCTTCCGTCAATCCAAGTGTCATTAAATTCCTCGGTTTTGAACAAATCTTCAAAAATTCCCTTACGGGACAACCGATCGGAGGCGGCAAAGGAGGAGCCGATTTTGATCCGAAAGGAAAGTCCGATGCGGAAATCATGCGTTTTTCGCAGAGCTTCATGCACGAGCTCGGCCAGCACATCGGTCCGGACGTTGATATCCCTGCCGGCGATATTGGGGTGGGCCCAAGGGAAATCGGTTATATGTTTGGACAGTATAAAAAAATGCGAGGCCGTTTTGAGGCAGGAACCATCACTGGAAAAGGAATGAATTATGGCGGAAGTCTCGTTCGCAAAGAGGCAACCGGCTACGGAACCATTTATTTTGTTGAAAAAATGCTTGAAAAACAAGGTATTAGCTTTAAAGGTCAAACCGTTGCCGTCTCCGGTTCGGGAAATGTTTCCATCTACGCGATAGAAAAAGCGAAGGAACTTGGAGCAAAGGTTGTCACTTGCAGCGATTCCGATGGATATATTTATGATGAAAAGGGCATTGACGTTGAAACCGTCAAGCGCCTAAAGGAAGTGGAAAGAAGACGGATTGAAGATTACACCGACGAGCATCCTCATGCGAAATATTTCGATTCTCCAACGGATGTATGGACAGTTCCGTGCACGGTCGCGCTCCCTTGCGCCACCCAACAAGAAATCGATGAGGAAACAGCCAATCAATTGATCAAAAATGGCGTCATTGCTGTTGGCGAAGGGGCAAACATGCCAACAACACTGGAAGCAATTAATATCTTCAAGAAAAACAATGTCCAATTCGCCCCGGCAAAAGCAGCAAACGCCGGCGGAGTAGCAGTTTCATCGCTTGAAATGGCCCAGAACAACATGGGTTTCTCCTGGTCCTTTGACGAAGTGGATGGAAGGCTTCGTGAAATTATGAAAAACATCTATGATAACAGCTCAGAAGCTGCCGAAACGTATGGTTATGCCGGCGACTTGGTTATCGGCGCAAACATTTCCGGCTTCCTTAAAGTTGCCGATGCTATGGTTGCGCAAGGGGTTGTGTAG
- a CDS encoding metallophosphoesterase, producing the protein MQWLVVSDTHGDREGLKKLRDRHEQHVDAMFHCGDSELDRKDPLLDSFYVVSGNTDVPGEFPEHEVLTIDGINVWLTHGHLYHVKSTNQRLQQTAMEQDADLVLHGHSHYAGAYEKEGIIYVNPGSLTLPKKPTEPTYAIVMIENGEVQAVRFYEKGSGSEMIDFSFIRES; encoded by the coding sequence ATGCAATGGCTTGTCGTTAGTGATACACATGGGGATCGCGAAGGTTTAAAAAAGCTTAGAGATCGCCATGAACAGCATGTTGATGCAATGTTTCATTGCGGGGATTCCGAATTGGACAGGAAAGATCCGCTTCTGGATTCTTTCTATGTTGTAAGCGGAAATACAGATGTACCCGGTGAATTTCCTGAGCACGAGGTTCTTACCATCGACGGGATCAACGTCTGGCTCACCCATGGGCATCTGTATCACGTGAAAAGCACCAATCAACGTTTGCAACAAACAGCAATGGAGCAAGACGCCGATCTCGTTCTCCATGGGCATTCCCATTACGCCGGTGCTTACGAAAAAGAAGGCATTATTTATGTGAACCCCGGCAGTTTAACATTGCCGAAAAAGCCAACGGAACCGACCTATGCCATCGTGATGATTGAAAACGGGGAAGTTCAAGCAGTCCGTTTTTATGAAAAAGGGAGCGGCAGTGAAATGATTGATTTCTCTTTCATAAGGGAATCGTAA
- a CDS encoding XTP/dITP diphosphatase has product MKSIVLATTNEGKRKELETLLAGAATVYSLRDYPDCPEIEETGETFVANARIKAEYVAEYTGLPALADDSGLAVDALEGAPGVYSARFAGENKDDEKNNEKLLRSLAEVPREERTARFICALVYKDPNGDSIEVEGTCEGEIASEPKGTNGFGYDPLMYIPELQKTLAELSSEEKNHISHRSKALQKLKEAWGRSGS; this is encoded by the coding sequence ATGAAAAGTATTGTTTTGGCTACGACTAACGAGGGAAAAAGAAAAGAATTAGAGACCCTATTGGCAGGTGCGGCAACGGTTTATTCATTGCGTGACTACCCTGACTGCCCGGAAATAGAGGAGACAGGGGAAACGTTTGTTGCAAATGCCCGCATCAAAGCCGAATATGTGGCGGAATACACCGGCCTCCCCGCCCTTGCCGACGATTCCGGGTTAGCCGTCGATGCGCTCGAGGGGGCTCCCGGTGTATATTCGGCTCGATTTGCAGGCGAGAACAAGGATGATGAAAAAAATAACGAAAAGCTGCTTCGATCTCTTGCGGAGGTACCACGGGAGGAGCGAACGGCCCGATTTATTTGTGCCCTTGTTTATAAGGATCCGAATGGAGATTCCATTGAGGTAGAAGGAACATGCGAAGGAGAAATTGCATCGGAGCCAAAAGGGACGAATGGTTTCGGATATGACCCGCTTATGTATATCCCGGAATTGCAAAAAACGCTAGCCGAGCTTTCATCGGAAGAAAAAAATCATATCAGTCACCGCAGCAAAGCGTTGCAAAAACTGAAAGAAGCTTGGGGAAGGTCGGGGAGCTAG